A region of the Bacillus sp. NP247 genome:
CGTTCTATTATTGAAGCTGCAACAAAGTCTTTTTCAGCGTTCGGTTATAAAGCAACGACGATGGATCAAGTTGCGAAGTTAGCGAATGTAGGAAAAGGAACAATTTATACTTTTTTCAAAAATAAAGAAGAACTATTTGGCGAAATTATTTCTAATTTAATTACAGAAATGAAGCAAGTTGCAAAAAATGCAATTCGTTCAGATGTTTCATTTTTCGAAAATGTACATAAAGCATTATATAGCATCTTAGAATTTAGAAAAGAACATCAGCTCATGATTAAATTAATTCAAGAAGAGCGCGATATGGGAACGAAAGAAGTACAAGAAGTGATGCAACAAGTAGATGTGGAAATCGTTTCTGTCATTCAATCTTATTTAGAGATTGCAATTGAAAAAGGTGAAATTAGCAAATGTGATCCAGAAATTACAGCGTTTATTATGCTTCGCCTATACGTATCGCTTATTTTTGATTGGGAAAAAAATCATGAACCGTTAGAAAAAGAAAAAATCTCAGAATTATTCGAACTTTATTTACTAAAAGGATTGTCAAATTAAGATAATCCTTTTATTATTATAAAAAATGACCATATGAACAAAATGGTCATATGTTTAATTTAGGAGGGATAATAGAAATATTAATTTCATATTAAGGAACAGTTGCATAGTATAAATTCGGGGATAAGGCATATGTATGAACAGGTATAGCCTTTTTATTTGGGTAAAAATGACCAAATGAACGTTTTGGTCATTTAAAAAGGGGGAGAAATTATGAAAAGAAATCAGTTACTTCGTAAAGAGTTCATTGAAATTATAAAAAATAAAAAGATATTAATTCCAATTATTGCGGTTTTATTCGTACCAATTTTATATGCAGGTATGTTTTTATGGGCCTTTTGGGATCCGTATGAACAGCTAGATGACTTACCAGTTGCGGTAGTCAATTTAGATAAAGGTGCAGTATTTGATGGGAAACCGATTGAAGTCGGGAAAGGGCTCGTTGATAATTTAAAAGATAATAAAAGTTTTAAATGGGAATTTGTAAGTGAAAAAGAAGCGAAAGAGGGAATGGAAGGCAGAAAGTATTACATGTTAGTACGTATTCCAGATGACTTCTCAAGTAACGCTACAACGTTATTAAAAGACGATCCAAAACCATTAAACTTAGAATACATTCCAAATGAAAGTTTAAACTTCTTATCTTCACAAATTGGCGGAACAGCAATTGAAAAAATTAAAAGTGAAGTATCAAGCACGTTAACGAAAACATATGCAGAGAAAATGTTTGATTCCATTAAAGATGTCTCAAAAGGATTAGCAGATGGAGCGGACGGAGCAAATAAGTTACATGACGGAGCTAGTGAGTTGCATGATGGATCAAGTAAAGTGACTGATGGACTCCATACACTTCAAGGGAAGTCTGGTGAGATGAAAGATGGAGTTCAGAAATTAGCAGATGGATCTAATAAATTAGTAGATGGGTCAGGCAAAGTAACAAACGGTTTAAATACGCTAAATAGCAAAACAGGTGAAATGCAAATAGGTATAGGGAAATTGCAAGATGGATCAGGAAAAGTAACAGATGGTTTACATGTATTAAATAGCAATGCAGGTATAGGGAAATTGATGGATGGATCAGGAAAAGTAACAGATGGTTTACATGTATTAAATAGCAATGCAGGTATAGGGAAATTGGTGGATGGATCAGGAAAAGTAACAGATGGTTTACATGCACTAAATAGCAATGCAGGTATCGGGAAATTAGTAGACGGCTCTGGGAAAGTAACGAACGGTTTAAATGCGTTGAATAGTAAAACAGGTGAGATGCAAACAGGTATAGGAAAATTAGTAGATGGGTCAGGCAAAGTAACAGGCGGTTTAAATACGCTAAATAGCAAAACGGGTGAAATGCAAAAAGGAATTGGCGAATTGCATGATGGATCTGAGAAAGTGACCGATGGCTTGAACAAATTAGTAAGTAAATCCGGTGAATTAAAAACAGGAACAACTGAACTATCAAATGGTACGGAACAACTTGTTGGAAGACAAAGTGAATTAGAAAAAGGGTCTCAAGAGATTCAAAAGGGATTGCAGGATTTAAATAGTAACGTACAAAATTCTGCTGCAGGCTTAGAGGAAATGCAGTTGAAAGTTCCTTCTATATTGAATACAGTAAATCAGAAAATAGATGGAGCTGGAGAAAATATAAATCAGTTAAATGAGCTTACGCAATCAACAGCAGGAGATGCAAAAAATGCAGCGCAAGAGGTAGCGAATTTACAAAAGAAAATTGAAAGTTTACCAAAAGAATATCAAGAGCAGTTACAACCATTCATAACAAGTGCTGTAAAAAGTACAGCGACAGTCCAGCAAAAAGCTACCGGAGTAGCAAGTGGAACAAATAAATTAAATGAAGAAGTAAAACAATTAAAAGGTGAAATCAATCAAACAACAAATGGATTGCAAAACAAATTACCAAATCCAGAAGGGGTGAAAACTCTAGCAGGTGGTATTGAGAAACTAACGAACGCACAAAATGAATTTGTTAGTAAGTTTCATGGATTTGGTGAGGGATTAGATAAAGCAAAAATAGGTGCCGATAAATTAAAAGATAGATCAGTTCAATTAATTGATGGAGTAACGCAATTACAAAGTGGATCTGGAAAAGTGACAGTTGGATTAGGTCAATTATCTGCAGAAGCAAATCAAATGGCAGGTGGAATAAATCAATTAGCAGATGGATCTGGTCAAGTAACAGGCGGTTTAGGCACATTATCTGTAGGCGTAACGAAATTAGCAGATGGATCTGGTCAAGTAACAGGCGGTTTAGGCACATTATCTGTAGGCGTAACGAAATTAGCAGATGGCTCAAGTCAAGTAACAGGTGGTTTAGGCACATTATCTGTAGGCGTAACGAAATTAGCAGATGGATCTGGTCAAGTAACAGGCGGTTTAGGCACATTATCTGTAGGAGCAAGCCAAATGACAGGTGGCATAACGCAATTAGCGGACGGTTCAAGTCAAGTAACAACTGGCTTAGGTACTCTAAATGGTGGCCTAAATAAAATGTCCACTGGCTCAACCCAGCTAATCGACGGCGTAAATAAACTAGCAGACGGTTCAGGAAAAGTGACAGAAGGACTCGTGAAAGTAAATGACGGATCAGGTACACTGGCTGAGAAACTTGGAGAAGGGGCAGAGAAAACTGGTGAAGTGAAAGGGACGGATAAAACGTATGATATGTTTGCAAGTCCTGTAAAAGTGAAGACGGAGAAAATGGCGGAAGTTCCAAACTACGGAACAGGATTCACACCATATTTCTTATCACTCGGTTTATTCGTTGGGGCATTACTATTATCTATCGTATACCCATTACGCGATACAGTTGGCGTTCCGAAATCAGGATTCAGCTGGTTTATTAGTAAGTTTGGTGTTTTACTATCAGTCGGTATTATTCAAGCAATAGTAGCAGATGTCATATTACTGTTCTGGTTAGGTGTAGAAGTACAAAGTATTCCATACTTCATACTCTTTAGTATTGTTACGAGTTTAGCGTTTATTTCATTAATTCAATGTTTAGTAACAGCATTCGGTGATGCAGGGCGTTTCATCGCCATCATCACATTAATTATTCAGCTTACAACAAGTGCTGGGACATTCCCGCTAGAGTTGATTCCGAAGTATTTACAACCATTTAATGCTTGGTTACCGATGACATACTCGGTATCAGGATTGAAAGCAGTCGTATCAAGCGGAGACTTTAACTTCATGTGGCAAAATATAGGGATATTAATGATCTTTATCGTTGTATTATCACTTGGAACAATTGCTTCATTAACGTGGATGCACAAACGACAATTTAAAAATATTGCTGAAAATCAATCGATTGAAGCATAAACAAGACCAATAAAAAAGGCACCGAAATGGTGCCTTTTTTATTGGTCTTGTTTTATTGGATGAGAAATTTTATTTGTTTTTCTATTTTTACGGAACAAGTATATAACAATACTTATAAGGATAATAGTAGCTACAATCCAAACAAATGGACCATATCTTTCAGCAAAAGTATATAGTTTCATGTTGCTGGCAATGTCCTCTTTTGTTTTTCCTATTAGAATTTCAGAACCACTATACCCTTCAAGTGTATCTCCTTTTTTTATACCAAAAATAAGAGTGTCTGATTTGTTTTCTATTCCTGTATATCGGTATCCTTTACCTTTAATTGTTAATTGAGTATCGTCCTTTTTTAGTGAGTAATCTTCGGTGGAAATATCTTTTCCTGACAGTGTAATTGGTTCCATCGAAAAACGGATTTCTTTTAATGCAGGAAGAGCCTCATTGTTTAGTAAGAGCTGCTTTGCAATATGCTGCTCGGTATCAATGTTTTTCCAATTTGCTTTTCGTCGTTTATACGTATTAATTTCAAGAAGTGCAAATTCTTTATTTTGAAGTTTTTCCTCTGTAATAGGTTGCGAAGTAGTTAATGTTCCTTTTAATAAAATCACACCGTCTTTTGCAGATTGAAATGAAGAGACTTCCTTCGTTTCTTTTAATGTATTGATAGCACCTCTATAATCTTCTTTTCCTAAAAGAACAGCTCCCGTATGTACGGTTAAAATAAGATATAGGATGCTTAATACTATAATAGCTTTTTTCACTATTTTCCCTCCAAAATATGTATAAGTTAATTGTAACATAATTTCCCATATGCAATTTATCAATTTGAATAATAGGTTACGGGAATGAGAGTGATAAGTAAATTAAGAGAAGTGTGGATGAGAGAAATAAAAATGAAAGAGAAATACAGTTGTAAGAAAGGTGAACTGTACTTCTCTTTTAGATGAAAAGTATTTTATTCCGTAAAATCCCAATTGGTGTAGGCTAATAATTAGTGGGGGATGAACAAAATCCCCCACTGATTAAAGTTTCACTTTATTGAATTCTTTTTCTCTGTATTACATTTAAAAAACCCTCAATATTCGAGCTTAAAATTTGTCCCACCGTTATATATTCGTCTTCATAGTAAAATATTAGTTTTTTATCAAAGAATGTTCTTTTCGTCTCTATGGATAGAATTTTTTTATATTCAAATTCCACAATCAATGCATTTTTACAACATTTGAATGATTGTCCATAAAAAATAACCCTCCTATTAGTGGCAAGTAACACTCCGGAACGAGGGACATTTTGTGTAATAATATAGCCAGTAAGTGAACATCTTAAAGTGGATAAAATATTTTCTTCATGATGTAATAGTTGTTTTGCATCCTCTAAAATTTGATTCATTGCATATAATCCTTTTTTATTTAAAATACAATCTATATGGATATTATTATAGCAAGAAAGACTATACACCAAATATGTAACATTGCATATTTGGTGTATGGTCTTTCGAATATTATTCAGAAGGGTTCTTACTTTCCAAAGAGCATCTTTTCCTTAATTTTACTATATTTTATGTTTAGCCTAAACGAAAGAAAGGAATCACAACAATTTGAATAGAATCATATTACAGGGGAGTTGATAGTATGAGACAAAAATCTCGCTTCTATTTCATCATATATCCGCTAGTCTGCTTCTTAGTTTATACACTATCTCCGATTTTGTTTCATAAAAAAGAATATACGAGTATGAAAGACATAGTGGGAATGATTGTAACCTATTATATTTTAATTGGTGGATATTACTTTATTGATTTTTTAAGTAAAAGAATAAAGAAAAACGGTAAAGTTTAATAATATAAAAACTGATGGAGGATAACAAAATGACCGAAAGTGAAATGAAATTTAGGGATACAACCATTCGTAACTTTTTTGATAAAGAGGATCGTTTAAAATCGATTCCAGGTCAAAAGAAGAAGAAACTTGTATTGTTAGAGCATTTAGTGAGCAAGTTAAACGCTGAAAATCAATATACAGAAAAAGAAATGAATACATTCATAAAACAATATCATGATGATTTTTGTACGATTAGACGCGAGTTTATTGTGCACGGGTTTATGAATCGCGAGGATAATATGTACCATATAAACGGGAGAGAAGTGTGGACGAAGTGGGAGGAGCTATAAATGTAATGAGGAAGGGGAATTTTCTTGCAAGCTAGTAGTCTTATACA
Encoded here:
- a CDS encoding TetR/AcrR family transcriptional regulator is translated as MAIDRKRSIIEAATKSFSAFGYKATTMDQVAKLANVGKGTIYTFFKNKEELFGEIISNLITEMKQVAKNAIRSDVSFFENVHKALYSILEFRKEHQLMIKLIQEERDMGTKEVQEVMQQVDVEIVSVIQSYLEIAIEKGEISKCDPEITAFIMLRLYVSLIFDWEKNHEPLEKEKISELFELYLLKGLSN
- a CDS encoding YhgE/Pip domain-containing protein: MKRNQLLRKEFIEIIKNKKILIPIIAVLFVPILYAGMFLWAFWDPYEQLDDLPVAVVNLDKGAVFDGKPIEVGKGLVDNLKDNKSFKWEFVSEKEAKEGMEGRKYYMLVRIPDDFSSNATTLLKDDPKPLNLEYIPNESLNFLSSQIGGTAIEKIKSEVSSTLTKTYAEKMFDSIKDVSKGLADGADGANKLHDGASELHDGSSKVTDGLHTLQGKSGEMKDGVQKLADGSNKLVDGSGKVTNGLNTLNSKTGEMQIGIGKLQDGSGKVTDGLHVLNSNAGIGKLMDGSGKVTDGLHVLNSNAGIGKLVDGSGKVTDGLHALNSNAGIGKLVDGSGKVTNGLNALNSKTGEMQTGIGKLVDGSGKVTGGLNTLNSKTGEMQKGIGELHDGSEKVTDGLNKLVSKSGELKTGTTELSNGTEQLVGRQSELEKGSQEIQKGLQDLNSNVQNSAAGLEEMQLKVPSILNTVNQKIDGAGENINQLNELTQSTAGDAKNAAQEVANLQKKIESLPKEYQEQLQPFITSAVKSTATVQQKATGVASGTNKLNEEVKQLKGEINQTTNGLQNKLPNPEGVKTLAGGIEKLTNAQNEFVSKFHGFGEGLDKAKIGADKLKDRSVQLIDGVTQLQSGSGKVTVGLGQLSAEANQMAGGINQLADGSGQVTGGLGTLSVGVTKLADGSGQVTGGLGTLSVGVTKLADGSSQVTGGLGTLSVGVTKLADGSGQVTGGLGTLSVGASQMTGGITQLADGSSQVTTGLGTLNGGLNKMSTGSTQLIDGVNKLADGSGKVTEGLVKVNDGSGTLAEKLGEGAEKTGEVKGTDKTYDMFASPVKVKTEKMAEVPNYGTGFTPYFLSLGLFVGALLLSIVYPLRDTVGVPKSGFSWFISKFGVLLSVGIIQAIVADVILLFWLGVEVQSIPYFILFSIVTSLAFISLIQCLVTAFGDAGRFIAIITLIIQLTTSAGTFPLELIPKYLQPFNAWLPMTYSVSGLKAVVSSGDFNFMWQNIGILMIFIVVLSLGTIASLTWMHKRQFKNIAENQSIEA
- a CDS encoding PH domain-containing protein; amino-acid sequence: MNQILEDAKQLLHHEENILSTLRCSLTGYIITQNVPRSGVLLATNRRVIFYGQSFKCCKNALIVEFEYKKILSIETKRTFFDKKLIFYYEDEYITVGQILSSNIEGFLNVIQRKRIQ
- a CDS encoding DUF2087 domain-containing protein; amino-acid sequence: MTESEMKFRDTTIRNFFDKEDRLKSIPGQKKKKLVLLEHLVSKLNAENQYTEKEMNTFIKQYHDDFCTIRREFIVHGFMNREDNMYHINGREVWTKWEEL